CCGCCACGGCATACTTGGTCACGGCCGGGAATCCCGCGTCCATGAGGGAGGCCAGGACATTGTCCACTTTCTCGGGGCGCACGATGGCGCGAATCATGCTCAACATCGCTTCTCTCCGTAGGTTCGTTGTCGTATGGTTGATCGCCGTTGCGTCCGCGCGCGGCCGCTAGTTGGCGATGCCGTATTCGATGAGCAGCTTCTCCAACTCCTCGATGGCCAGGGGAGTGGGGATGACGAACATCTTGTTTTCATCGACCTTCTTGGCCAGGGTGCGGTATTCGTCGGCCTGGGGGTGTTCGGGCGAGAAGTCGATGACCGTCTTTCTGTTGATCTCGGCGCGCTGGACCTGGTTTTCGCGCGGCACGAAGTGGATCATCTGGGTGCCCAGGCGCTTGGCCAGCTCCTCGATCATCTGCCTTTCGTTGTCCACGTTGCGCGAGTTACAGATCAGTCCGCCCAGGCGCACGCCGCCCGCGTCCGCGTACTTGACGATGCCCTTGCAGATGTTGTTGGCCGCATACATGGCCATCATCTCGCCGGAGACCACGATGTAGATCTCCTGGGCCTTGCCTTCGCGGATGGGCATGGCGAAACCGCCGCAGACAACGTCGCCGAGCACGTCGTAAAAGACGTAGTCCAGTTCCTTTTCCTGCTTGTAGGCGCCGAGCTGCTCAAGAAGGTTGATGGAGGTGATGATGCCGCGTCCGGCGCAGCCCACGCCCGGCTCGGGGCCGCCGGACTCCACGCACGTGGTGCCCGCGTAGCCCTGCAGACACACGTCTTCGAGTTCGACGTCCTCGCCTTCCTCGCGCAGGGTGTCGAGCACCGTGGCCTGGGACAGGCCGCCCAGGAGAAGTCGCGTGGAGTCGGCCTTGGGGTCGCAGCCCACGACCATGACGTTCTTGCCCATCTCGGCCAAGCCCGCCACGGTGTTTTGTGTCGTTGTGGACTTGCCGATGCCGCCCTTTCCGTAAATAGCCACCTTGCGCATGTGATCCCTCCTTCGGGTATGGAACAGTCAACCGTGAAAAGGTTTGTGTGGTTGCGTTCTGAAGGCCATAGGGCAATGGCCGTGCCAAACCCTTCTCGGCGGAGCAAGGCAGCGAAACAAAAGGGATTTTCGTGCTGGCGGCAACGTGGCCACGACGTACGAGGCCTACAATTGTGAAGGGAAAAGTTTACAAAAGTGAAGAAGTGAAGTTTTTCGACACCCTGTTTTCGGCTATAAATTGGCAGGAATGTATTTTGCAGCCGTTCGTCGTACGCGCATCCGCGCGCCAGGAGGACGCATGCTCATCGACTCGACCCTGCGCGAGGGCGAACAGCGCTTCGGCGCGTATTTCAGCGCCCAGGCCAAGCACGCCGTGCTCGACCGCGTCGCGGCCGTGGGCGTGGAGGAGATCGAGGCGGGCTGCGCGGGGCGCTGTCCCGACACGCCCGCGCTCGTGGCGCGCGCCCGCGCCATGTTCGACGCCGAGGGGCGCGGCCGGGCCGTGTCCGTGTGGTGCGCCGCGCGAAAGCCAGACCTCGAACTCGCCCTGTCCATGCGGCCGCACCGGGTCTGCCTGGGGCTGCCCGTGTCCGACGCGCACATCGAAAAGCGCCTTAAAACCACGCGCGCCGACATCCTGAACCGACTGACCGGGCTCTTGCGCCATGCCCGCGCGCTCGGCGCGGCCTATATCTCCGTGGGCCTTGAGGACGCGAGCCGCGCCGATCCGGATTTCGCGCTCGACGTGGCCAGGCTGGCGCAGGACGAGGGCGCGGCGCGGGTGCGCCTGTCCGACACCGTGGGCATCCTCTCGCCGGGCGAGACGACCGCGCTCGTCGGGCGCTTCGTAAACGCGCTTTGCATCCCCGTGGCCGTGCACTGCCACGACGATTTCGGCCTGGCCACGGCCAACGCCCTGGCCGCGCTCGACGCGGGCGCGGCCTTTGCCGACTGCGCGGCGCTCGGCATCGGCGAGCGCGCGGGCATCGCGGCCACGGAGCGGCTCGCCGCCTACCTCTCGCTCAGGCGCGGCGCGGGCTACGACCTCGCCGCCCTCGCGCCGCTGTGCGCGACAGTGGCCGAAACGCTCGGCGAGCGCGTCCCGCCCCATGCGCCCGTGGTCGGCGAGCGCCTGTTCTGGGTGGAGTCCGGGCTGCACGCCGACGCCCAGTACAAATGCTCCTCGCTCTACGAGCCTTTTCCGCCCGAAACGCTCGGCCTGACCCGACGCATCGCCCTGGGCAAGAAGAGCGGCAACGCGGCCGTGCGCGCCAAGCTGGCCGAGCTTGGCGTCGCCGAGCCCGCCGACCTCGACCGCCTGACCCGGACCATCCGCGCCGCCGCCGGAACCAAGGGCGACGCCCTCGACGACGCCGAGATTCCCGAACTCGCCTCCGTTGACGCTGAAGCGGGGCTTAGCCCGCACCCCGCCGCACCGGCGTAGGCCCTGTCGACGATGGCTTTAAAGTGAATCGTGGAGGCCAGGGGGCTGAAGAGCCCCCTGGTGAAGGAGATCAGGAGGAGGCAGCGCCTCCTCCTGGCGTTTCTACGCTTCTTCCTTGAGCGCCCGTGTCATGAGTTCACGCACGGCCTCGGAGGGATCCTTATTCTCGTTGAGCACCTTGTAGACCATGTCCGTGATGGGCAGTTCCACGTCGTGACGCTGGCCGAGTTGGTACACGGCCTCGGTGGTTTTCACGCCCTCGGCGACCATCTTCATGGAGTCGAGGATGTCCAGGAGCTTCTGGCCCTTACCCAGGCGCAGGCCCACCTGGCGGTTGCGCGAGAGCTCGCCGGTGCAGGTCAGCACCAGATCGCCCATGCCCGAGAGACCCATGAAAGTCTGGGGCTTGGCGCCCATGGCCAGGCCCAGGCGCGTCATCTCGGCCAGGCCGCGCGTGATGAGCGCGGCGCGGGCGTTGGAACCGAAGCCCAGGCCGTCCGAGATGCCCGCCGCGATGGCGATGACGTTTTTGATCGCGCCACCCAGTTCCACGCCCCGGTAATCCTCGTTCATGTAGACGCGGAAGGTGGGGCTGGAGAGCTCGGCCTGAAGCTCCTTGCCGAGCTTCTTGCTGCCGCAGCCAAGCGCCACGGCCGTGGGCATCTCACGCATGACCTCGAAGGCGAAGCTCGGCCCGGAGAGCATGGCGAAGCGGGGCTTGATGGAGGCGAGAGTCTCTTCCACGACCATGGACATGGTGGCCAGGGTGCCCAGCTCGATGCCCTTGGAGGCGCAGACGATGACGGGCTTTTTGGGCAACAGGGGCTTGATGTTCTGGAGCACGCCCCGGAAGAACTGGCTCGGCACGGCGAAGAGGAAGTGTTCGGCTCCCGAAGCGACCTGCGAGGCGTCCTGCGAGGCGTGGACGTTTTCGTTGAGTTTCACGCCCGGCATGTACCAGGTGTTTTCCCCGGTGGAGCGGATGGCGGCCAGAAGCTCTGCCTCGCGTACCCACAGCCGGACTTCGTGTCCGTTTTTGGCGAGATGATCGGCCAGGGTCGTGCCCCAGCTTCCGGCGCCGATGACGGCAAATCGCATGGCAACTCCTTAGCGAGAAATAAGACATAAAGGATACGCGCCGTGCCAGCCCTTGGCAAGCGGCCACACCGCTGGCCGACGGAAGCGGAAGGCACGAAATCCGCGTCGCGCAGCGCCTCGTCAGAGCCCGGACTCAGGCCTTGATTTTGCTCACCAGCCAGATCAGGACCACTGCTCCGGCTGTGGCCGTGACGAGGCTGCCGAGCAGACCGTAGGCTGTGATGCCGAGCAAGGAGAAGAGAAAACCACCCAAAAGCGCGCCCACCACGCCCACGGCGAGGTTACCGAAAAGCCCGAAACCGCCGCCGCGCATGATCTTGCCAGCCAGCCACCCGGCGCACAGGCCGATCAGCAAAAACCAGACGATGCCCATGATTGTCCTCCACGGTTTTCGTCTTTGTAGCACGCCCGGCTGCAAAGGCAATGGAGAGAAGCGCGCACGGGAGAGAGGCTGCAACGCCGCAGATGGCGCTTTTGGGACCGTCTGCTAGAGGCCTCGGATGGCCTCCTGCAGCACCGAGGTCACGCGATCGGCGTTCTGGCGGAAGATGCGCAGGATCTCGTCCCAGGTCACGGGCTCCTCGTCGGTCTTCCAGCAGTCGTAATCCGTGGACATGGCCACGGCCGCGTAGGGAATGCCCGCCTCGTTGGCCAGGGCGCATTCCGGGGCGATGGACATGTTGATCACGTCCGCCCCCCACAGCCGGAAGACGTTTGACTCCGCGCGCGTGGAGAAGCGCGGTCCCTCGATGGTCACCACCGTGCCTTTCTCGTGGTAGGGATAGCCGAGCTTGCGGCAGGCCAGATTCAAGAGCCCACGCAGGCGCGCGTCGAAGGGGTCGGCCATGGGCGTGTGGATGGGCGCGTGCGGCTCGAAGCGGTCGTGGAAAGTCAACTCGCGCCGTCGCGTGAAGTCGATGAACTGGTCCAGGATCACCAAGTGGCCGCGGTCGATCTCCTCGCGCAGCGAGCCCACGGCCGTGGTCGCCAGGATCGCTGTGCAACCGGCCTCCTTGAGAGCCCAGATGTTGGCGCGGTAGTTGACCTGGCTCGGCGGATGTGTGTGCGTGCGTCCGTGGCGGGCTAAAAGGATGACCTCGCGGCCCTCGATCTCGCCCTTGCGCAGGGTGGAGTTGGGCTGGCCGTAGGGTGTGTGCGCCTCGATGTCGCGCGTGTTCTTCAGGATGTCCGGGTCGTCCAGGCCGCTGCCGCCGATGATGCCGATGATGGACATGCCGTGTCTCTCCCCTGGAAGGTAGTTGATGGACTCCACTTCACAGGCCGTTCAAAGAGCGCCAGATGCAAGGCGCAAGGAAAGTTCAAGGCCGACGCGTACTCCAAAGTACGCGAGGATTTGAACTTTCCGCGGCAACGCAGCAGATGGTGCTCTTGGGGCGGTCTGTTACGTAATGTTCAAAAGGCAGGTATGATCGAAACCCGCCTCGCGCAGGATCTGACCGCCGGGCAGAAAGC
The sequence above is a segment of the Alkalidesulfovibrio alkalitolerans DSM 16529 genome. Coding sequences within it:
- the nifH gene encoding nitrogenase iron protein, which codes for MRKVAIYGKGGIGKSTTTQNTVAGLAEMGKNVMVVGCDPKADSTRLLLGGLSQATVLDTLREEGEDVELEDVCLQGYAGTTCVESGGPEPGVGCAGRGIITSINLLEQLGAYKQEKELDYVFYDVLGDVVCGGFAMPIREGKAQEIYIVVSGEMMAMYAANNICKGIVKYADAGGVRLGGLICNSRNVDNERQMIEELAKRLGTQMIHFVPRENQVQRAEINRKTVIDFSPEHPQADEYRTLAKKVDENKMFVIPTPLAIEELEKLLIEYGIAN
- the mtnP gene encoding S-methyl-5'-thioadenosine phosphorylase, with protein sequence MSIIGIIGGSGLDDPDILKNTRDIEAHTPYGQPNSTLRKGEIEGREVILLARHGRTHTHPPSQVNYRANIWALKEAGCTAILATTAVGSLREEIDRGHLVILDQFIDFTRRRELTFHDRFEPHAPIHTPMADPFDARLRGLLNLACRKLGYPYHEKGTVVTIEGPRFSTRAESNVFRLWGADVINMSIAPECALANEAGIPYAAVAMSTDYDCWKTDEEPVTWDEILRIFRQNADRVTSVLQEAIRGL
- a CDS encoding GlsB/YeaQ/YmgE family stress response membrane protein, giving the protein MGIVWFLLIGLCAGWLAGKIMRGGGFGLFGNLAVGVVGALLGGFLFSLLGITAYGLLGSLVTATAGAVVLIWLVSKIKA
- a CDS encoding LeuA family protein, with product MLIDSTLREGEQRFGAYFSAQAKHAVLDRVAAVGVEEIEAGCAGRCPDTPALVARARAMFDAEGRGRAVSVWCAARKPDLELALSMRPHRVCLGLPVSDAHIEKRLKTTRADILNRLTGLLRHARALGAAYISVGLEDASRADPDFALDVARLAQDEGAARVRLSDTVGILSPGETTALVGRFVNALCIPVAVHCHDDFGLATANALAALDAGAAFADCAALGIGERAGIAATERLAAYLSLRRGAGYDLAALAPLCATVAETLGERVPPHAPVVGERLFWVESGLHADAQYKCSSLYEPFPPETLGLTRRIALGKKSGNAAVRAKLAELGVAEPADLDRLTRTIRAAAGTKGDALDDAEIPELASVDAEAGLSPHPAAPA
- a CDS encoding NAD(P)H-dependent glycerol-3-phosphate dehydrogenase, translated to MRFAVIGAGSWGTTLADHLAKNGHEVRLWVREAELLAAIRSTGENTWYMPGVKLNENVHASQDASQVASGAEHFLFAVPSQFFRGVLQNIKPLLPKKPVIVCASKGIELGTLATMSMVVEETLASIKPRFAMLSGPSFAFEVMREMPTAVALGCGSKKLGKELQAELSSPTFRVYMNEDYRGVELGGAIKNVIAIAAGISDGLGFGSNARAALITRGLAEMTRLGLAMGAKPQTFMGLSGMGDLVLTCTGELSRNRQVGLRLGKGQKLLDILDSMKMVAEGVKTTEAVYQLGQRHDVELPITDMVYKVLNENKDPSEAVRELMTRALKEEA